The Arvicola amphibius chromosome 11, mArvAmp1.2, whole genome shotgun sequence genome has a segment encoding these proteins:
- the Sohlh2 gene encoding spermatogenesis- and oogenesis-specific basic helix-loop-helix-containing protein 2: protein MADLISSGELGRRPGQERLDLLLVGDTTGYVLTGSIRKYFSTAAQITLTVSDVKKAAVLLAANSFDIVFLKVTSTLTVEELEAVKLIRSGKKKNIYLLFVFIIPEEFKGCISEYGVDISFTEPLTLEKMNTVLKYWKTFFINMDVETIKRLPECGLHLQTSCSDFSTDLFLCLGQLKNDPELEGKAPLTGPQRIRKTSLLHSSKEKLRRERIKFSCEQLRTLLPHVKGRKSDVASVIEATVDYVKYVRENLSPAVMAKIKETIQSNNRFSKRHVPIDLFLPCAATSQREDPVLTSAYASVREIQFLADQCLSVYSVPAAGRPVEETVRGPSSSVSESPIEDLMKTRVPGSVALSLSPFHAVRCCSGTISPQDTAARKNQNISIYLPSAVPSGSNFLPQHCSAMLCQTRPANSSCRCTSGRKLPAGSRATSPSVFGGFPDSDPDHQASQQPHVSAEPSPPPQEDDYF, encoded by the exons ATGGCCGACCTGATCAGCAGTGGGGAGCTAGGCCGGAGGCCAGGGCAG gAGCGACTAGACCTTTTGCTGGTTGGAGATACCACAGGATACGTCCTGACTGGCTCCATCCGGAAGTACTTTTCCACTGCAGCACAGATCACCCTGACCGTTAGCGACGTGAAGAAGGCCGCTGTGCTTTTGGCTGCAAACTCTTTTGACATAGTTTTCTTGAAGGTGACTTCCACCTTAACTGTGGAGGAACTGGAGGCTGTCAAGTTAATCAG ATCTggcaagaagaaaaacatatatttgctgtttgtttttataataccTGAAGAATTTAAAG GCTGTATTTCAGAATATGGAGTGGATATTAGTTTCACTGAGCCTCTGACCTTGGAAAAAATGAACACGGTGCTAAAGTACTGgaaaacatttttcataaatatgg ATGTGGAGACCATTAAGAGGCTTCCAGAATGTGGACTGCACCTCCAGACTTCCTGCAGTGACTTTTCTACTGATCTGTTTCTttg CTTGGGGCAGCTGAAAAATGACCCAGAACTTGAAGGAAAGGCCCCATTGACGGGTCCCCAGAgaatcaggaagacttctcttctTCACTCAAGCAAAGAAAAGCTGAGGAG AGAGCGCATCAAGTTTTCCTGCGAGCAGCTGCGTACTCTCCTTCCACACGTCAAGGGGAGGAAGAGCGATGTGGCTTCGGTTATTGAGGCAACAGTTGATTATGTGAAGTATGTCCGCGAGAATCTCTCTCCAGCCGTCATGGCCAAG ATTAAAGAAACCATCCAGAGCAATAATAGGTTCTCTAAGAGACACGTGCCCATTGATCTGTTCCTACCATGCGCAGCCACGTCACAGAG GGAAGACCCTGTGCTGACAAGTGCTTACGCGTCTGTGCGGGAGATTCAGTTCCTGGCTGATCAGTGCTTGAGTGTGTATTCCGTACCGGCCGCAGGAAGGCCCGTGGAGGAAACTGTGAGAG GCCCGTCGAGCTCCGTGTCCGAGAGCCCCATTGAGGACCTGATGAAAACGCGGGTCCCCGGCAGCGTGGCCCTCTCTCTGAGTCCCTTCCACGCCGTCAGATGCTGTTCTGGGACCATCTCTCCCCAGGACACAGCTGCCAGAAAGAACCAGAACATTTCCATTTACCTGCCATCCGCTGTGCCCAGTGGGTCCAACTTTCTTCCTCAGCACTGCAGCGCCATGCTTTGCCAAACTCGCCCTGCCAATTCCAGTTGTCGG TGTACTTCAGGCCGCAAGCTTCCAGCCGGTTCTCGCGCCACCTCACCCAGCGTCTTCGGTGGGTTCCCAGACTCGGACCCCGATCATCAGGCTTCTCAGCAACCGCATGTCtctgccgagccatctcccccaCCTCAAGAAGATGattacttttaa